From Mobula birostris isolate sMobBir1 chromosome 8, sMobBir1.hap1, whole genome shotgun sequence, the proteins below share one genomic window:
- the LOC140201387 gene encoding SERTA domain-containing protein 2-like isoform X1 — protein sequence MGIARQRERYMLGKGAKRKFSENEDGMEGKVSSGHGSSKVSYTLQRQTIFNISLMKLYNQQPLTEPSLQKTVLINNMLRRIQEELKREGSLKPMFIAPSQSTDTLNDNYREVQPAFSHLSAPPIQATSLVSATSPDSCLTPASLLEEDTFSSSQTVDVGTSKSPAQSLKDSFSSALDEIEELCPTSTTTGAKSYKGDTSESSNQKPEEVQENKPSETKLVDPLPGNFEITTTGFLTDLTLDDILFADIDTSMYDFDPCTPTTGPSAKMATVTADDILKTFSPYSNQSVTPSPPFKMDLAELDHIMEVLVGS from the coding sequence aTATATGTTGGGTAAAGGAGCTAAACGAAAATTTAGTGAAAATGAAGATGGGATGGAAGGCAAAGTGTCCTCTGGGCATGGTTCCTCAAAGGTGTCTTACACATTACAGCGTCAAACCATTTTCAACATTTCCCTCATGAAACTTTACAATCAACAGCCCTTAACAGAACCCAGTTTGCAGAAGACAGTATTAATCAACAATATGTTGAGACGAATTCAGGAGGAACTAAAGCGAGAAGGTAGCCTGAAGCCTATGTTCATTGCCCCTTCCCAGTCCACTGACACACTCAATGATAATTACAGAGAAGTCCAGCCAGCATTCAGCCACCTTTCCGCTCCTCCAATCCAAGCCACAAGTTTGGTAAGCGCTACGTCACCAGACTCCTGCCTGACACCAGCATCCTTGCTCGAGGAGGACACCTTTAGCAGCTCTCAAACTGTTGATGTGGGCACAAGCAAATCGCCAGCCCAGTCACTGAAAGATAGTTTCTCTTCTGCGTTGGATGAAATCGAGGAGCTGTGCCCAACCTCCACTACCACTGGTGCAAAAAGCTACAAAGGTGACACAAGTGAGTCCAGCAATCAAAAGCCTGAGGAGGTGCAGGAGAACAAGCCATCTGAAACAAAGCTTGTAGACCCATTGCCCGGCAACTTTGAAATCACCACAACAGGGTTTCTGACAGATTTGACACTTGATGACATTTTGTTTGCAGACATTGACACCTCCATGTACGACTTTGATCCTTGCACACCTACCACTGGACCTAGTGCAAAAATGGCCACTGTCACTGCGGATGATATCTTGAAAACCTTTTCTCCATACAGCAATCAATCAGTGACTCCAAGTCCGCCTTTTAAAATGGATCTTGCTGAACTAGACCACATTATGGAGGTGCTCGTTGGGTCTTGa
- the LOC140201387 gene encoding SERTA domain-containing protein 2-like isoform X2 encodes MLGKGAKRKFSENEDGMEGKVSSGHGSSKVSYTLQRQTIFNISLMKLYNQQPLTEPSLQKTVLINNMLRRIQEELKREGSLKPMFIAPSQSTDTLNDNYREVQPAFSHLSAPPIQATSLVSATSPDSCLTPASLLEEDTFSSSQTVDVGTSKSPAQSLKDSFSSALDEIEELCPTSTTTGAKSYKGDTSESSNQKPEEVQENKPSETKLVDPLPGNFEITTTGFLTDLTLDDILFADIDTSMYDFDPCTPTTGPSAKMATVTADDILKTFSPYSNQSVTPSPPFKMDLAELDHIMEVLVGS; translated from the coding sequence ATGTTGGGTAAAGGAGCTAAACGAAAATTTAGTGAAAATGAAGATGGGATGGAAGGCAAAGTGTCCTCTGGGCATGGTTCCTCAAAGGTGTCTTACACATTACAGCGTCAAACCATTTTCAACATTTCCCTCATGAAACTTTACAATCAACAGCCCTTAACAGAACCCAGTTTGCAGAAGACAGTATTAATCAACAATATGTTGAGACGAATTCAGGAGGAACTAAAGCGAGAAGGTAGCCTGAAGCCTATGTTCATTGCCCCTTCCCAGTCCACTGACACACTCAATGATAATTACAGAGAAGTCCAGCCAGCATTCAGCCACCTTTCCGCTCCTCCAATCCAAGCCACAAGTTTGGTAAGCGCTACGTCACCAGACTCCTGCCTGACACCAGCATCCTTGCTCGAGGAGGACACCTTTAGCAGCTCTCAAACTGTTGATGTGGGCACAAGCAAATCGCCAGCCCAGTCACTGAAAGATAGTTTCTCTTCTGCGTTGGATGAAATCGAGGAGCTGTGCCCAACCTCCACTACCACTGGTGCAAAAAGCTACAAAGGTGACACAAGTGAGTCCAGCAATCAAAAGCCTGAGGAGGTGCAGGAGAACAAGCCATCTGAAACAAAGCTTGTAGACCCATTGCCCGGCAACTTTGAAATCACCACAACAGGGTTTCTGACAGATTTGACACTTGATGACATTTTGTTTGCAGACATTGACACCTCCATGTACGACTTTGATCCTTGCACACCTACCACTGGACCTAGTGCAAAAATGGCCACTGTCACTGCGGATGATATCTTGAAAACCTTTTCTCCATACAGCAATCAATCAGTGACTCCAAGTCCGCCTTTTAAAATGGATCTTGCTGAACTAGACCACATTATGGAGGTGCTCGTTGGGTCTTGa